A genomic segment from Streptosporangium roseum DSM 43021 encodes:
- a CDS encoding DUF742 domain-containing protein yields MDDPYRQQGGPSHLMQPAPAEQSSLVRPYAVTGGRTAPRTQLAMEALVSSATSAHHDLSTRTPEYQAISALCRQVRSVAEISAMLRIPLGVTRILVADMAAEGLIQLHQPQLDAGKPDLNLLERVLSGLRRL; encoded by the coding sequence ATGGACGACCCCTATCGGCAACAGGGGGGTCCTTCACATCTCATGCAACCGGCACCGGCGGAGCAGAGCTCCCTGGTCCGGCCGTATGCCGTGACCGGGGGGCGGACCGCCCCCCGGACCCAGCTCGCCATGGAGGCACTCGTCTCCTCGGCGACGTCCGCACATCATGATCTATCCACCCGCACTCCGGAGTATCAGGCGATCAGCGCCCTGTGCCGGCAAGTGCGTTCGGTCGCTGAGATCTCTGCGATGCTCCGCATCCCGCTCGGCGTGACCCGGATCCTGGTCGCGGACATGGCGGCCGAGGGTCTGATCCAGCTGCATCAGCCGCAGCTGGACGCGGGCAAGCCGGATCTCAACCTGCTGGAAAGGGTGCTCAGTGGACTTCGCAGGCTCTAG
- a CDS encoding GTP-binding protein → MTSTKIVVAGGFGVGKTTFVGAVSEILPLTTEAVMTDASAGIDDLGLTPNKTTTTVAMDFGRVSLDRDLILYLFGTPGQHRFWFMWDDLVRGAIGAIVLVDTRRLADSFPAIDYFEEAKLPFVVAVNGWDGTYLHGEEEVREALTLAPHIPISRTDARSRDAVKATLITLVEHALTMRMAVPGWGR, encoded by the coding sequence CTGACATCGACGAAGATCGTCGTCGCCGGTGGATTCGGTGTGGGTAAGACCACGTTCGTGGGGGCGGTGTCGGAGATCCTCCCCCTGACCACGGAGGCGGTGATGACCGACGCCAGCGCCGGCATCGACGACCTCGGTCTCACCCCGAACAAGACCACCACCACGGTCGCGATGGACTTCGGCCGTGTATCGCTGGACCGGGACCTGATCCTCTACCTGTTCGGCACGCCCGGCCAGCACCGGTTCTGGTTCATGTGGGACGACCTCGTGCGCGGCGCGATCGGCGCGATCGTGCTGGTCGACACCCGGCGGCTGGCCGACAGCTTCCCGGCGATCGACTACTTCGAGGAGGCCAAGCTCCCCTTCGTGGTCGCGGTCAACGGCTGGGACGGGACCTATCTGCACGGTGAGGAAGAGGTGCGGGAGGCGCTGACGCTGGCGCCGCACATCCCGATCTCACGGACCGACGCGCGCTCGCGCGACGCGGTGAAGGCCACGCTCATCACGCTGGTGGAGCACGCGCTGACCATGCGGATGGCCGTTCCCGGCTGGGGGCGCTGA
- the ffh gene encoding signal recognition particle protein: protein MFETLSDRLTSVFSSLRSKGRLSEADIDATCREIRIALLEADVALPVVKTFVAQVKERARGVEVSQALNPAQQVVKIVNDELIEILGGETRRLRYAKNPPTVIMLAGLQGAGKTTLAGKLARWLRDQNHAPMLVAADLQRPNAVQQLQVMAERAGVAVYAPEPGNGVGDPIEVARQSIDHARRQQHDIVIIDTAGRLGIDQELMKQAADIRDAVSPDEVLFVVDAMIGQDAVSTAQAFMEGVGFDGVVLTKLDGDARGGAALSVRHITGKPIMFASTGEKLEDFDAFHPDRMASRILDMGDILTLIEQAQKTFDEQEAAKMAGKLASGEGFTLEDFLEQMMMVQKMGPIKNLLGMMPGMGQMREQINQVDDRDLDRIAAIIRSMTPGERQNPKMIDGSRRARIAKGSGVTVTEVNGLVTRFFDAQKMMKRMAGGMGIPGMPGGRKANKAAQKKSAKGRRVSGDPRKAALGKGSSGPADAPASTGGALGNLGAGQLPPGLELPPGFDPSKFKFPGQK, encoded by the coding sequence GTGTTCGAGACGCTTTCCGACCGGCTCACATCGGTCTTCTCCTCCCTCCGTTCCAAGGGTCGGCTGTCCGAGGCCGACATCGACGCGACCTGCCGCGAGATCCGCATCGCGCTGCTCGAGGCTGACGTCGCGCTGCCCGTGGTCAAGACGTTCGTCGCGCAGGTCAAGGAGCGCGCCCGCGGCGTCGAGGTCTCCCAGGCGCTGAACCCGGCGCAGCAGGTCGTCAAGATCGTCAACGACGAGCTGATCGAGATCCTCGGCGGCGAGACCCGGCGGCTCCGCTATGCGAAGAACCCGCCGACCGTCATCATGCTCGCGGGTCTCCAGGGTGCCGGCAAGACCACCCTGGCCGGCAAGCTCGCCCGCTGGCTGCGTGACCAGAACCACGCGCCCATGCTGGTCGCCGCCGACCTTCAGCGTCCCAACGCGGTCCAACAGCTCCAGGTCATGGCCGAGCGGGCGGGGGTCGCGGTCTACGCGCCCGAGCCCGGCAACGGCGTCGGCGACCCCATCGAGGTGGCACGCCAGTCGATCGACCACGCCAGGCGGCAGCAGCACGACATCGTCATCATCGACACCGCCGGCCGCCTGGGCATCGACCAGGAGCTGATGAAGCAGGCCGCGGACATCCGCGACGCGGTGTCGCCCGACGAGGTCCTGTTCGTCGTCGACGCCATGATCGGCCAGGACGCCGTCTCCACGGCCCAGGCCTTCATGGAGGGCGTCGGCTTCGACGGCGTCGTGCTCACCAAGCTCGACGGTGACGCCCGGGGTGGCGCGGCCCTGTCGGTCCGCCACATCACCGGCAAGCCGATCATGTTCGCGTCCACCGGTGAGAAGCTCGAGGACTTCGACGCCTTCCACCCGGACCGGATGGCCTCCCGCATCCTCGACATGGGTGACATCCTCACCCTGATCGAGCAGGCCCAGAAGACCTTCGACGAGCAGGAAGCCGCCAAGATGGCGGGCAAGCTCGCCTCGGGTGAGGGCTTCACGCTGGAGGACTTCCTCGAGCAGATGATGATGGTCCAGAAGATGGGCCCCATCAAGAACCTGCTCGGCATGATGCCCGGCATGGGGCAGATGCGCGAGCAGATCAACCAGGTCGACGACCGCGACCTGGACCGCATCGCCGCCATCATCCGCTCGATGACCCCGGGCGAGCGCCAGAACCCCAAGATGATCGACGGCTCTCGCCGGGCCCGCATCGCCAAGGGCTCCGGGGTGACGGTGACCGAGGTGAACGGCCTGGTCACCCGCTTCTTCGACGCGCAGAAGATGATGAAGAGGATGGCCGGCGGGATGGGCATCCCCGGCATGCCCGGCGGGCGCAAGGCGAACAAGGCCGCGCAGAAGAAGTCGGCCAAGGGGCGGCGGGTCAGCGGTGACCCGCGCAAGGCGGCGCTGGGCAAGGGTTCCTCCGGTCCGGCCGACGCCCCCGCGAGCACGGGAGGCGCTCTCGGCAACCTGGGAGCCGGTCAGCTCCCGCCCGGCCTTGAGCTGCCGCCGGGCTTCGACCCCTCGAAGTTCAAGTTTCCCGGGCAGAAGTGA